A part of Desulfomicrobium baculatum DSM 4028 genomic DNA contains:
- a CDS encoding zinc-dependent alcohol dehydrogenase family protein has protein sequence MKAQLLQTYGDTPDFRLADTDIPAVKPGHVLVRVAATSVNPIDIKIRKMKPAFAPALPAILGMDVAGTVEAVGEGVSGLKPGDEVFGCAGGLADMPGALAEYMLADARLLALKPANLTMAQAAALPLVTITAWDALFDRARIKAGQFVLIHAGTGGVGHVAVQLAKSCGARVATTVSSTDKAELARSLGADEIINYREEKPEEYVARLTGGRGFDVVFDTVGGANLDASFLAAGAGGVVVSTNTRSTHDLSLLHAKALTLSVVFMLLPLVTGQGRERHGEIIAQAAALAQGGKLRPHLGEVFPLEDIAKAHDFLDSGRAVGKVVIQVA, from the coding sequence ATGAAAGCGCAACTCTTGCAAACATACGGGGATACGCCCGATTTTCGGCTGGCGGATACTGACATTCCCGCAGTCAAACCCGGTCATGTGCTGGTGCGCGTGGCCGCGACCAGCGTGAACCCCATCGATATCAAGATTCGGAAGATGAAACCGGCCTTCGCCCCGGCGCTGCCCGCCATTCTGGGCATGGACGTGGCCGGGACGGTAGAGGCCGTAGGCGAGGGCGTGAGCGGCCTTAAACCCGGCGACGAGGTCTTCGGCTGCGCGGGAGGCCTTGCGGACATGCCCGGCGCCCTGGCTGAATACATGCTGGCCGACGCGAGGCTCCTGGCCCTCAAACCGGCGAACCTGACCATGGCGCAGGCGGCGGCGCTGCCGCTGGTGACCATCACTGCCTGGGACGCGCTCTTCGACCGGGCCAGGATCAAGGCCGGGCAGTTCGTGCTGATCCATGCTGGCACGGGCGGGGTCGGACATGTGGCCGTGCAGCTGGCCAAATCCTGCGGAGCCCGCGTGGCCACGACCGTGTCCTCGACCGACAAGGCCGAGCTGGCCCGGTCTCTGGGCGCGGACGAGATCATCAACTACCGCGAGGAGAAGCCCGAGGAGTATGTCGCAAGGCTGACCGGCGGGCGAGGCTTCGACGTCGTCTTCGACACTGTGGGCGGAGCCAACCTGGACGCGTCGTTCCTGGCGGCCGGAGCTGGCGGGGTGGTCGTCTCCACCAACACCCGCTCCACGCACGACCTGTCCCTCCTGCACGCCAAGGCGCTGACCCTGTCGGTGGTCTTCATGCTTCTGCCGCTCGTCACCGGACAGGGCCGCGAGCGCCACGGCGAGATCATAGCCCAGGCCGCCGCGCTGGCCCAAGGCGGCAAGCTCAGACCGCATCTGGGCGAGGTCTTTCCCCTGGAGGACATCGCAAAAGCCCACGACTTCCTGGACAGCGGCCGGGCCGTGGGCAAGGTCGTGATCCAGGTCGCATGA
- a CDS encoding fatty acid--CoA ligase: protein MNITMHGSQQLLIKNIFESPIQDHPDQEIVYAGILRFTYAQFRERVARLAAMLLAQGVKAGDTVAVMDYDSHRYLECYFAIPMIGAVMHTINIRLSPEQMVYTIGHAEDDIILVNSDFLPLLEQIKGRLDTVEKFILLSDTGDTPATTLPLAGEYEALLAASTPLQDFPDFDENTRATTFYTTGTTGLPKGVFFSHRQLVLHTLASIAALSSNATQGRFHREDVYMPITPMFHVHAWGIPYMATMLGVKQVYPGRYIPEVLARLIATEKVTFSHCVPTILHMLLSDPKCAQFDLAGWKVVIGGAAMPKAICAAALDRGIDVFTGYGMSETCPILSLAHLSDAELQLDRETQIALRTRTGKGLPMVRLRLVDDNGTEVPSDDKTPGALQVRAPWLTASYLKDESNSKKLWTDGWLNTGDVACRNAEGSLRITDRTKDVIKVGGEWISSLELEDIILQHPDVAETAVIGKPDLRWGETPLALVVPRKGTTPQEKEIAQHVKSFVDKGVLPKEAILLKARLVETIAKTSVGKISKVTMRELYLKDGEE from the coding sequence ATGAACATCACCATGCATGGAAGTCAGCAACTCCTCATCAAAAACATCTTTGAGTCCCCGATCCAGGACCATCCGGACCAGGAGATCGTCTACGCAGGCATCCTGCGCTTCACCTACGCGCAGTTCCGGGAACGCGTGGCGAGGCTCGCGGCCATGCTGCTGGCTCAGGGCGTAAAGGCCGGCGATACCGTGGCCGTCATGGACTACGACAGCCATCGCTACCTGGAATGCTACTTCGCCATCCCCATGATCGGCGCGGTCATGCACACCATCAACATCCGCCTCTCCCCCGAGCAGATGGTCTATACCATCGGGCACGCCGAGGATGACATCATCCTCGTCAACTCGGATTTTTTGCCTCTCCTGGAGCAGATCAAGGGCCGCCTCGACACCGTGGAAAAATTCATCCTGCTCTCGGACACGGGCGACACGCCCGCGACCACCCTGCCCCTGGCCGGTGAATACGAAGCGCTGCTGGCCGCAAGCACGCCCCTGCAGGACTTCCCGGACTTCGACGAGAACACCCGCGCCACGACCTTCTACACCACCGGCACCACCGGGCTGCCCAAGGGCGTGTTCTTCAGCCACCGCCAACTCGTCCTGCACACCCTGGCCAGCATCGCGGCGCTGAGTTCGAACGCCACCCAGGGCCGCTTTCACCGTGAAGATGTGTACATGCCCATCACCCCCATGTTCCATGTCCACGCCTGGGGCATCCCGTACATGGCCACCATGCTCGGCGTGAAGCAGGTCTATCCGGGCAGGTACATCCCCGAGGTCCTGGCGCGGCTCATCGCCACCGAAAAGGTCACCTTCAGCCATTGCGTGCCGACCATCCTGCACATGCTCCTGTCCGACCCCAAATGCGCCCAGTTCGACCTTGCCGGATGGAAAGTGGTCATCGGCGGCGCGGCCATGCCCAAGGCCATCTGCGCGGCGGCCCTGGACCGGGGCATCGACGTCTTCACCGGCTACGGCATGTCCGAGACCTGCCCCATTCTGAGTCTGGCGCACCTCTCCGACGCCGAACTGCAGCTTGACCGCGAGACGCAGATCGCCCTGCGCACGCGCACGGGCAAGGGTCTGCCCATGGTCCGCCTGCGTCTGGTGGACGACAATGGGACCGAAGTGCCCAGTGACGACAAGACCCCCGGAGCCCTGCAGGTCCGCGCGCCCTGGCTGACCGCGTCCTACCTGAAAGACGAGAGCAACTCCAAAAAGCTGTGGACCGACGGCTGGCTGAACACAGGCGATGTGGCCTGCCGCAACGCGGAAGGCAGCCTGCGCATCACGGACCGCACCAAGGACGTGATCAAGGTCGGCGGTGAATGGATAAGTTCGCTTGAACTCGAAGACATCATCCTGCAGCACCCCGACGTGGCCGAGACCGCGGTCATCGGCAAGCCGGACCTGCGCTGGGGCGAGACTCCGCTGGCCCTGGTGGTGCCCAGGAAAGGCACGACCCCGCAGGAAAAGGAGATCGCCCAGCACGTGAAAAGCTTCGTGGACAAAGGGGTGCTGCCCAAGGAAGCCATCCTGCTCAAGGCCCGACTGGTCGAGACCATCGCCAAGACCAGCGTCGGCAAGATCAGCAAGGTGACCATGCGCGAGCTGTATTTGAAAGACGGCGAGGAATAG
- a CDS encoding zinc metalloprotease HtpX: MHQPPIDPERFFSHRGVNRLQTLLLLGLMTGYAWLVSWLLWGADGLWFVVAWSAVLLFFSPQLSGRWVLRMYSARPVPPAQAAQYHQALTVLAQRAGLPRPPSLWWVPSPMVNAFAVGGRDESAIAVTDGLLRTLSPRELVAVLAHEAAHIAHGDLFVMSLADTISRITSAMSFAGLILIFLSLPQALAGGDVDWWPLILLAAAPQVNLLAQLGLSRTREFDADLTAAQLTGDPEGLASALVKLERIERGLLRRIFFPGQGVPEPSWLRTHPTTEERIRRLMDLQRSRYSPWSDDYSFEPPQFPHIRVRQRSKGGWWGFWY, encoded by the coding sequence ATGCACCAGCCCCCCATCGATCCCGAGCGTTTTTTCTCCCACCGGGGAGTGAACCGCCTCCAGACCCTGCTTCTGCTCGGCCTCATGACCGGCTACGCTTGGCTGGTGAGCTGGCTGCTGTGGGGAGCGGACGGATTGTGGTTCGTCGTTGCATGGAGCGCGGTCCTGCTTTTCTTCTCTCCGCAGCTCTCGGGCCGCTGGGTGCTCCGGATGTACAGCGCAAGGCCCGTACCCCCCGCCCAGGCCGCCCAATATCATCAGGCCCTGACAGTTCTCGCGCAACGGGCCGGCCTGCCCAGACCGCCATCCCTGTGGTGGGTGCCAAGCCCCATGGTCAACGCCTTCGCCGTCGGCGGCCGGGACGAGTCCGCCATCGCCGTGACCGACGGTCTGCTGCGCACGCTCTCCCCGCGTGAGCTGGTCGCGGTCCTGGCGCATGAAGCCGCGCACATCGCCCACGGCGACCTCTTCGTCATGAGCCTGGCCGACACCATCTCCCGCATCACTTCGGCCATGAGCTTCGCGGGCCTCATCCTCATCTTCCTGTCCCTGCCCCAGGCCCTGGCCGGCGGCGATGTGGACTGGTGGCCGCTCATCCTCCTGGCGGCCGCCCCGCAGGTCAACCTGCTGGCCCAGCTCGGGCTGTCCCGCACCCGCGAGTTCGACGCGGACCTGACCGCCGCCCAGTTGACTGGCGACCCCGAAGGGTTGGCCTCGGCCCTGGTCAAGCTGGAGAGGATCGAGCGCGGCTTACTGCGCCGCATCTTCTTTCCGGGCCAGGGCGTACCCGAACCCTCTTGGCTGCGCACCCATCCGACCACGGAGGAACGTATCCGACGCCTCATGGATCTGCAGCGAAGCCGCTACAGTCCC
- a CDS encoding U32 family peptidase, whose protein sequence is MPTEPTGSSRAPCATKFSLAANYDPELVPELKAYPVDEVYGKLPGDGISGGRPRYLATPLSEANLRRYVGLLGEQGIAFNYLLNGACFGNREWTRPWQKRVTALLTTLGDLGVRRVTVSTPFLLELVKRRFPEFRVRVGIYAQVDTPRRARFWEDLGADAIVLESFSINRNFPRLEAIRQAVDCDLELIANHSCLLNCPLQSYHQNGFAHASGDTGTLFIDYCLMRCSRTRLTDPSQFIKSAWIRPEDIAVYEAMGYTTFKLLERGIPSTELLRRVKAYSERRFEGNLAELLLSYGFKEPVRKESRWMLRNFWKPRQVSPLRLKPLTDLARLQGWLSPLTESPIRIDASQIPDTFLDGFRARDCASLDCRTCGYCEGIAAQAVSISPGYRAEVLKKYEEMDDAMATGGLWGV, encoded by the coding sequence ATGCCGACCGAGCCGACCGGTTCCAGCCGCGCCCCCTGTGCAACGAAATTTTCACTGGCGGCAAATTATGATCCTGAACTGGTTCCGGAGCTCAAAGCCTACCCGGTTGATGAAGTGTACGGCAAGTTGCCGGGCGACGGTATCAGTGGCGGCCGTCCCCGCTATCTGGCCACGCCGCTGTCCGAAGCAAATCTGCGCCGTTATGTCGGCCTGCTGGGCGAGCAGGGCATTGCCTTCAATTATCTCCTGAACGGCGCCTGTTTCGGCAACCGTGAATGGACACGCCCCTGGCAGAAACGGGTCACGGCCCTCCTGACCACCCTGGGGGACCTGGGTGTGCGCAGGGTGACCGTGTCCACCCCTTTTTTGCTGGAATTGGTCAAACGCCGCTTTCCCGAGTTCCGGGTCAGGGTCGGGATCTACGCCCAGGTGGATACGCCCCGGCGGGCCCGTTTCTGGGAGGATCTCGGGGCGGACGCCATTGTTTTGGAGAGCTTTTCGATCAACCGTAATTTTCCGCGCCTTGAGGCCATCCGGCAGGCGGTCGATTGCGACCTGGAGCTGATCGCGAACCACAGCTGCCTTTTGAACTGCCCGCTGCAAAGCTATCATCAGAACGGTTTTGCCCACGCCTCCGGCGACACCGGCACGCTTTTCATCGATTACTGCCTGATGCGCTGTTCGCGCACGCGTCTTACGGACCCGTCGCAATTCATCAAATCGGCCTGGATTAGGCCCGAAGATATCGCCGTTTATGAAGCAATGGGCTATACGACATTCAAACTTCTGGAACGCGGCATTCCATCGACCGAGTTGCTGCGGCGTGTCAAAGCCTACAGTGAGCGGCGGTTCGAAGGGAATCTGGCCGAGCTGCTGCTCTCGTATGGTTTCAAGGAACCGGTCCGCAAGGAGTCTCGCTGGATGCTGCGGAATTTCTGGAAACCGAGGCAGGTCAGCCCGCTGCGGCTCAAACCGTTGACCGATCTGGCGCGGCTGCAAGGCTGGCTCTCGCCGCTGACTGAGAGCCCGATCCGCATAGACGCATCGCAAATTCCGGATACGTTCCTGGACGGTTTTCGCGCTCGGGACTGCGCCTCCCTGGATTGCCGGACGTGTGGCTATTGCGAGGGGATTGCCGCGCAGGCCGTTTCGATTTCGCCCGGCTACCGGGCCGAAGTGCTAAAAAAATACGAAGAGATGGATGACGCCATGGCAACGGGAGGGCTCTGGGGTGTTTGA
- a CDS encoding cytochrome P460 family protein: MRKLMFLAVMFAAALAAQAVAAASVPTASVPTESVPAPSNGIEYPAGWQDWAAIGVAHRTDNDTVRLIVGNDVAVKAARAGQINPWPDGAVLGKVVWKVVPLDAWAEANVPGELVHAEFMFKDSKKYASTYGWGWGRWLGMEQKPFDKGAESCTSCHTPVQDRDWVFTHPAVFPK; encoded by the coding sequence ATGCGAAAGCTCATGTTTCTTGCGGTGATGTTCGCGGCTGCGTTGGCGGCGCAAGCGGTGGCGGCTGCGTCGGTTCCGACTGCGTCGGTTCCGACTGAGTCGGTCCCGGCTCCTTCAAACGGCATCGAATACCCGGCCGGATGGCAGGACTGGGCCGCCATTGGCGTGGCCCATCGCACGGATAACGACACGGTTCGTCTCATCGTCGGAAACGACGTCGCCGTGAAGGCGGCCCGCGCCGGACAGATCAACCCCTGGCCCGATGGCGCGGTTCTGGGCAAGGTGGTCTGGAAAGTGGTGCCGCTCGATGCCTGGGCGGAGGCCAATGTTCCGGGCGAGCTGGTCCACGCCGAGTTCATGTTCAAGGACTCGAAGAAATACGCCAGCACCTACGGCTGGGGCTGGGGGCGCTGGCTGGGCATGGAGCAGAAGCCCTTCGACAAGGGCGCCGAGTCATGCACGTCCTGCCATACCCCGGTGCAGGACAGGGACTGGGTCTTCACCCATCCGGCGGTGTTTCCGAAGTAA
- a CDS encoding LysR family transcriptional regulator — protein sequence MDLHHLRTFVAVAEENHLTRAAERLFVSQPAVSSHIKALEGELGVVLFHRTPKGMILSREGEKLLGRVRRILDDAESLLGAARNMSGELNGQITLGINTDSVFIRLVEISALMRTDYPGITMSLVNSNSWEIVRDVRRGVLDAGFAYGEISEEGVLATVLARVPFRVVGPAGWAARLESAGWPEIAAMPWIWMAHNCPFLDILDRKFSELGQHPQKRIEADHESILRALVLAGEGVTLMREDEALVGRERGQFAIWPGERLGLPLSFVCREARKVEPVLGAVRDVVASVWECASCP from the coding sequence ATGGATTTGCACCATCTGCGGACTTTTGTGGCTGTGGCCGAAGAGAATCACCTGACCCGCGCGGCCGAGCGCCTTTTCGTCAGCCAGCCTGCGGTCAGCAGCCACATCAAGGCGCTGGAGGGGGAGCTTGGCGTTGTCCTCTTTCATCGCACGCCCAAGGGCATGATCCTGTCCCGGGAAGGCGAGAAGCTCCTGGGCCGCGTCCGGCGCATTCTCGATGATGCCGAGTCGCTGCTCGGCGCGGCCAGGAACATGAGCGGCGAGTTGAACGGCCAGATTACCCTCGGCATCAACACGGATTCGGTCTTCATTCGCCTGGTCGAGATCTCGGCCCTGATGCGCACGGATTATCCGGGCATCACCATGTCGCTGGTCAACTCCAATTCCTGGGAAATCGTGCGCGATGTGCGTCGGGGCGTGCTGGATGCGGGATTCGCGTATGGCGAGATTTCGGAGGAGGGCGTGCTGGCGACGGTCTTGGCCCGGGTTCCCTTTCGCGTCGTGGGCCCGGCCGGATGGGCCGCGCGGCTGGAGAGCGCCGGATGGCCGGAGATCGCGGCCATGCCCTGGATCTGGATGGCCCATAATTGTCCTTTCCTGGACATCCTGGACCGGAAATTCTCCGAGCTCGGGCAGCACCCGCAGAAACGCATCGAGGCCGATCACGAGAGCATTCTGCGCGCCCTGGTCCTTGCCGGAGAAGGCGTGACCCTCATGCGCGAGGACGAGGCGCTTGTCGGCCGGGAGCGCGGGCAGTTCGCAATCTGGCCAGGAGAGCGGCTGGGCCTGCCATTGTCCTTTGTGTGCCGGGAAGCCAGGAAGGTCGAGCCTGTTCTGGGGGCCGTGCGGGATGTGGTGGCGTCGGTCTGGGAATGCGCCAGCTGTCCCTAA
- a CDS encoding class I SAM-dependent methyltransferase has product MSMYSKFAVWYDRIFPFSPGVYAYLTHHLGDLGGPVLDLGCGTGDYCAAFTRDGVRAVGVDLDSSMISQARARGPETEFHVLDMAEFATIGGPWNMIYSIGNTAAHLPEDRFWGCVEDVAARLLPGGIWIVQVMNWDYVLGLPAFAFPAKVMDGAVFHRAYEDITPEGLTFHTGLDIEGRRVFDDQVRLYPLTSAEIIAGHEERGFRLVEHVSDYAGSGFDAEVFSANIFVFKR; this is encoded by the coding sequence ATGTCCATGTATTCCAAGTTCGCTGTCTGGTACGATCGCATTTTTCCCTTTAGCCCCGGTGTCTATGCCTACTTGACGCACCACTTGGGAGACCTCGGCGGGCCGGTTTTGGATCTGGGCTGCGGTACGGGCGACTATTGCGCGGCGTTCACCCGCGACGGCGTGCGGGCCGTGGGCGTGGACCTCGATTCATCCATGATCTCCCAGGCCCGCGCCCGTGGGCCGGAGACCGAGTTTCATGTTTTGGACATGGCGGAATTTGCGACCATCGGCGGTCCCTGGAACATGATCTACTCCATCGGCAACACTGCGGCCCACCTGCCAGAGGACCGTTTCTGGGGGTGCGTCGAGGACGTGGCCGCGAGGCTTCTGCCCGGCGGCATCTGGATCGTGCAGGTCATGAACTGGGACTATGTGTTGGGCCTGCCCGCCTTCGCCTTCCCGGCCAAGGTCATGGACGGGGCGGTCTTTCATCGCGCCTATGAGGACATCACCCCGGAAGGCCTGACCTTCCATACCGGTCTCGACATCGAAGGCCGCAGGGTCTTTGACGACCAGGTGCGCCTCTATCCCCTGACCTCGGCCGAGATCATCGCGGGGCATGAGGAGCGCGGATTCCGGCTGGTCGAACACGTGTCCGACTATGCCGGCAGCGGGTTCGATGCGGAGGTTTTTTCGGCGAACATTTTTGTTTTCAAGCGATAA
- a CDS encoding cysteine hydrolase family protein — MKKANRALLVIDLQNDYFPDGKFPLWNTESTLTNVQNAIKKAISNDIPVILVQHVASGKAGAAPFFNAGTPGVALHPGILEVAHDAKIVIKKFADSFLETNLENILAEEKIEEILLCGMMTQNCVTHTALSKSAEKYKISILADCCTTVSEMIHNIALNGLAPRVTLTTSTDAL; from the coding sequence ATGAAAAAAGCAAATCGAGCCCTCCTCGTCATCGACCTGCAAAACGACTACTTTCCCGATGGAAAATTCCCCCTGTGGAACACCGAAAGCACGCTGACCAACGTTCAGAATGCCATCAAAAAGGCCATCTCAAACGACATCCCGGTCATCCTCGTTCAGCACGTCGCAAGCGGCAAAGCAGGAGCCGCGCCCTTCTTCAATGCGGGAACTCCTGGAGTCGCCTTGCATCCCGGCATTCTTGAAGTCGCGCACGACGCGAAAATCGTCATCAAGAAATTCGCGGACAGCTTTCTTGAGACCAATCTTGAAAATATACTTGCTGAGGAAAAGATCGAGGAAATACTCTTGTGCGGGATGATGACCCAGAACTGCGTTACGCACACTGCGCTTTCAAAGTCGGCGGAAAAATACAAGATCTCCATCCTGGCGGACTGCTGCACCACGGTCAGCGAAATGATTCACAACATCGCCTTAAACGGCCTGGCCCCGCGAGTGACGCTGACAACGTCCACGGACGCTCTTTAA
- a CDS encoding Crp/Fnr family transcriptional regulator: MDFMTTMAGSTLFKGLPEDELRQLERISEPREFDKGDILFLEGREGVGFYVVAAGQVKVFKMSFDGREQILHILGPGDPLGEVPVFAGQTYPANAQALVKSSLYFFPRQKLIELYRESPSLAMNMLAVLSRRLREFTVLIENLSLKEIPQRLATYLLHQQSLKPVSARVKLSVTKGVLSNILGTSQETLSRVLGKLSQEGLIDVQGKEISILNAERLQELAGGEIRL, encoded by the coding sequence ATGGATTTCATGACCACCATGGCCGGGAGCACGCTCTTCAAGGGCCTGCCCGAGGATGAGCTGCGGCAGCTGGAGCGCATCAGCGAGCCGCGCGAGTTTGACAAGGGCGACATTCTTTTCCTGGAGGGCAGGGAAGGCGTGGGGTTTTATGTCGTGGCCGCAGGCCAGGTGAAGGTCTTCAAGATGTCCTTCGACGGCCGGGAGCAGATCCTGCACATTCTGGGGCCCGGCGACCCCCTGGGCGAGGTGCCGGTCTTTGCCGGGCAGACCTACCCGGCCAATGCCCAGGCCTTGGTGAAGTCGAGCCTGTACTTCTTTCCCCGCCAGAAACTCATCGAACTGTACCGCGAGAGCCCGTCCCTGGCCATGAACATGCTGGCCGTGCTGTCGCGGCGATTGCGCGAGTTCACGGTCCTGATCGAAAATCTGTCGTTAAAGGAGATCCCGCAACGCCTGGCCACCTACCTGCTGCACCAGCAGTCCCTCAAACCCGTCTCGGCGCGGGTCAAGCTCAGCGTGACCAAGGGGGTGCTCTCCAACATCCTGGGCACGTCCCAGGAGACGCTCTCGCGCGTGCTGGGCAAGCTCAGCCAGGAGGGGCTGATCGATGTGCAGGGCAAGGAGATCAGCATCCTGAACGCGGAGCGGTTGCAGGAATTGGCGGGCGGGGAGATCAGACTGTAG